A region from the Variovorax sp. V93 genome encodes:
- the hrcA gene encoding heat-inducible transcriptional repressor HrcA has protein sequence MLDDRAKLLLKTLVERYIAEGQPVGSRTLSRAPGLDLSPATIRNVMSDLESLGLIASPHTSAGRIPTARGYRLFVDTMLTAQREQMNTPSLAPDQPQKVIANAANLLSNLSQFVGVVMAPRRASVFKQIEFLRLSDRRLLVIIVSPDGDVQNRVIFPEADYTQSQLVEASNYINAHYAGLTIEQVRDRLQSEVEKLRGEIAALMQAAVKVSSEVLTEAQEDDVVISGERNLLSVTDFSSDMGQLRRAFELFEQKAQLMRLLDVSSKAEGVRIFIGGESQVVPIEELSIVSANYEVDGQVVGTLGVIGPTRMPYERMIQIVDITSRLVSNALSHRK, from the coding sequence ATGCTGGACGACCGTGCCAAGTTGCTCCTCAAGACGCTGGTCGAGCGTTATATCGCCGAAGGCCAACCGGTCGGGTCGCGGACTTTGTCGCGCGCCCCGGGCCTTGACCTGTCTCCCGCGACCATCCGCAACGTCATGTCCGACCTGGAGTCGCTGGGGCTGATCGCGAGCCCGCACACCTCGGCCGGACGCATTCCCACCGCGCGCGGCTACCGGCTGTTCGTCGACACCATGCTCACGGCGCAGCGCGAGCAGATGAACACACCAAGCCTTGCGCCAGACCAGCCGCAGAAGGTGATTGCCAACGCGGCCAACCTGCTGTCCAACCTGTCGCAGTTCGTCGGCGTCGTCATGGCGCCGCGGCGGGCTTCGGTCTTCAAGCAGATCGAGTTCCTGCGGCTTTCGGACCGGCGGCTGCTGGTGATCATCGTTTCGCCCGACGGCGACGTGCAGAACCGCGTGATCTTTCCGGAGGCCGATTACACGCAGTCGCAGCTGGTGGAAGCATCCAACTACATCAATGCTCACTACGCGGGCCTGACCATCGAGCAGGTGCGCGACCGCCTGCAGTCCGAAGTCGAAAAACTGCGTGGCGAGATTGCCGCGCTGATGCAGGCGGCGGTCAAGGTCAGTTCCGAAGTGCTCACCGAGGCGCAGGAAGACGACGTGGTGATATCCGGCGAGCGCAACCTGCTTTCCGTCACCGATTTTTCGAGCGACATGGGGCAGCTGCGCCGTGCCTTCGAGCTCTTCGAGCAGAAGGCGCAGCTCATGCGTCTGCTCGATGTGTCGAGCAAGGCCGAGGGTGTGCGCATCTTCATCGGCGGCGAGAGCCAGGTGGTACCGATCGAGGAGCTTTCCATCGTCAGCGCCAACTACGAGGTCGACGGGCAGGTGGTGGGCACGCTGGGCGTGATCGGCCCGACCCGCATGCCTTATGAGCGCATGATCCAGATCGTCGACATCACCTCGCGGCTGGTCAGCAATGCGCTGAGCCACCGCAAGTGA